A genome region from Streptomyces antimycoticus includes the following:
- a CDS encoding IS982 family transposase: protein MTPCLDALLAALYVFIDDHVAPRRRIGRPPKLTDAELLCLAVAQVLLGFPSARHWIRFAHARLGHLFRYLPQQSAYNKRLNAAGPLISTVIEALARQVPSWHDDLRLIDSTPLPCAASRETVKRSDLAGHAGYGYCRSHSRFFWGFRLYLLTTAEGMPISWCLANPKLGEREVMCALLERDHHLVRAGQVILADKGFAGREFEAFLTERLGVHLVRPDRKDEPVRHGRLARVRQWIEAVIDTLKGQLGLEQHGGRTLLGVFARTGQRLLALAASVWHNWTTGAKIKRSLIAYDH from the coding sequence GTGACTCCTTGCCTGGACGCCCTTCTGGCGGCACTGTACGTGTTCATCGACGACCATGTGGCTCCCCGTCGCCGGATCGGGCGACCTCCAAAACTGACGGACGCCGAACTGCTGTGCCTGGCGGTTGCCCAGGTCCTGCTGGGCTTCCCTTCCGCACGGCACTGGATTCGCTTCGCCCACGCCCGGCTCGGGCACTTGTTTCGCTACCTGCCCCAGCAGTCCGCCTACAACAAGCGGCTCAACGCCGCCGGACCGCTGATCAGCACCGTGATCGAGGCACTGGCCAGGCAGGTGCCGAGCTGGCACGACGACCTGCGGCTGATCGACTCCACCCCACTGCCGTGTGCGGCCTCCCGCGAGACGGTCAAACGCTCCGACCTGGCCGGGCACGCCGGATACGGCTACTGCCGCAGCCACTCCCGCTTCTTCTGGGGCTTCCGGCTCTACCTGCTGACCACCGCCGAGGGCATGCCGATCTCCTGGTGCCTGGCCAACCCCAAGCTCGGCGAGCGGGAGGTGATGTGCGCGTTGCTGGAACGCGACCACCACCTCGTCCGCGCCGGTCAGGTGATCCTTGCGGACAAGGGCTTCGCCGGGCGGGAGTTCGAGGCGTTCCTGACCGAGCGCCTGGGTGTCCATCTGGTACGGCCGGATCGGAAGGACGAGCCGGTCCGGCACGGCCGCCTCGCCCGCGTCCGCCAGTGGATCGAAGCCGTCATCGACACGCTCAAGGGTCAGCTCGGCCTGGAACAACACGGTGGCAGAACCCTGCTTGGGGTGTTCGCCCGCACCGGCCAACGCCTCCTCGCCCTCGCAGCCAGCGTCTGGCACAACTGGACCACCGGCGCCAAGATCAAGCGATCCCTGATCGCCTACGACCACTGA
- a CDS encoding EthD domain-containing protein, whose translation MLKLIFMINRVEGMSYERFVEHHRERHAPLFTSIPEAERYVRKYTVSHPVPAENYPPRAYDGLTEIWFEDWEDHDAFFASDNYRTLVNPDEARFIDIDSVAVMVTEEKKVI comes from the coding sequence ATGCTGAAACTCATCTTCATGATCAACCGCGTCGAGGGAATGTCGTACGAGCGTTTCGTCGAGCACCATCGGGAACGGCACGCGCCGCTGTTCACCTCCATCCCGGAGGCGGAGCGCTACGTGCGCAAGTACACCGTGTCCCACCCGGTCCCCGCCGAGAACTACCCGCCCCGGGCCTACGACGGCCTGACGGAAATCTGGTTCGAGGACTGGGAGGACCACGACGCCTTCTTCGCCTCCGACAACTACCGGACGCTGGTCAACCCCGACGAAGCACGCTTCATCGACATCGACTCGGTGGCCGTCATGGTCACCGAGGAGAAGAAGGTCATCTGA
- a CDS encoding MerR family transcriptional regulator: MRIGELSARTGASRRSLRYYEEQGLLVSSRSPSGQRHYEDEHVQRVRLVQAFLAAGMSSGTIAEMAPCLSEPNEDRARQALEIMGRERARLSEAIEGLAAARAALDHLIEDNHAYLARSADDDP; this comes from the coding sequence ATGCGGATTGGTGAACTGTCCGCCCGGACGGGAGCCAGCCGCCGGTCGCTGCGCTACTACGAGGAGCAGGGCCTGCTCGTCAGCTCCCGTTCGCCCAGCGGACAGCGCCACTACGAGGACGAGCACGTCCAGCGGGTGCGTCTGGTGCAGGCGTTCCTGGCGGCGGGCATGTCCAGCGGCACCATCGCCGAGATGGCGCCCTGCCTGTCCGAGCCGAACGAGGACAGGGCGCGGCAGGCACTGGAGATCATGGGCCGCGAGCGGGCCCGGCTGTCTGAGGCCATCGAGGGCCTCGCCGCCGCCAGGGCCGCGCTGGACCACCTCATCGAGGACAACCACGCGTACCTGGCACGGTCGGCGGACGACGATCCGTGA